One Microbacterium sp. No. 7 genomic window carries:
- a CDS encoding enoyl-CoA hydratase/isomerase family protein, translating into MTDDDLALLDRRNGVAILSFNRPEKHNATNNALVRRWWELFLTALGDDEVRVVLLRGEGRSFSSGRDTSELGRRDPGDSDFAFVRRAQQRALTRLESPKPIVAALKGYVLGGAFETALTADIRVADSTAVMALPEIRHGIMPDTGGVTLTTKLAGSSRAKYLAMTGDRITAAQALDWGLVDILVEPAELDDRTLALCERIAHGRPEALAMIKQTAETSESGSVRAGFAAELFGQTALFATRPPREE; encoded by the coding sequence ATGACCGACGACGACCTCGCCCTCCTCGACCGCCGCAACGGCGTCGCGATCCTCTCGTTCAACCGCCCCGAGAAGCACAACGCCACGAACAACGCGCTCGTGCGCCGCTGGTGGGAGCTGTTCCTCACCGCCCTCGGCGACGACGAGGTCCGGGTCGTCCTGCTGCGCGGCGAGGGCCGGTCGTTCTCGTCGGGTCGCGACACGAGCGAGCTCGGCCGGCGGGACCCGGGCGACTCCGACTTCGCGTTCGTGCGCCGCGCGCAGCAGCGCGCGCTCACGCGCCTGGAGAGCCCCAAGCCGATCGTCGCGGCGCTCAAGGGCTACGTCCTCGGCGGCGCGTTCGAGACCGCCCTCACCGCCGACATCCGCGTCGCCGACAGCACCGCCGTGATGGCCCTCCCCGAGATCCGCCACGGCATCATGCCCGACACCGGCGGCGTCACGCTCACGACCAAGCTCGCCGGCTCATCGCGCGCGAAGTACCTCGCGATGACGGGCGACCGCATCACCGCCGCTCAGGCCCTCGACTGGGGGCTCGTCGACATCCTCGTCGAGCCCGCGGAGCTCGACGACCGCACCCTCGCCCTGTGCGAGCGCATCGCCCACGGCCGTCCCGAGGCCCTCGCGATGATCAAGCAGACGGCCGAGACGAGCGAGTCGGGGAGCGTGCGCGCGGGATTCGCCGCGGAGCTGTTCGGGCAGACGGCGCTCTTCGCGACCCGCCCGCCGCGAGAGGAGTGA
- a CDS encoding SDR family oxidoreductase, translated as MTGLAAPPPLGATPLPPGSFDGRTVLVTGGGTGIGKAIATEFGRLGAAVAVAGRDPGHRAAGVRAVEEAGGRALGIEVDVREPDAIAAAFDAVEAELGTVSVLVNNAAGNFPALARELSPGGWRAVTSIVLDGTYFCSREFARRLIDREQDGSIVSIAATYAWTGGPGTAASAAAKAGVVNLTQSLAVEWAPWGIQVNAIAPGLFPHSDHVSAMRSARPDGYAAEGGRIPAGRTGEVRELGWAAALLCSPYLRYVTGHTLVVDGGNWLRRGLRMPEFVSVDEQIAQMKAGEG; from the coding sequence ATGACCGGGCTCGCCGCTCCCCCGCCCCTGGGCGCCACCCCTCTGCCACCGGGCTCCTTCGACGGGAGGACGGTGCTCGTCACGGGCGGCGGAACGGGGATCGGCAAGGCGATCGCCACCGAGTTCGGCCGCCTGGGCGCCGCCGTCGCGGTCGCCGGCCGCGACCCCGGCCACCGCGCGGCCGGCGTGCGCGCCGTCGAGGAGGCGGGCGGGCGCGCCCTCGGGATCGAGGTCGACGTGCGCGAGCCCGATGCGATCGCCGCGGCCTTCGACGCCGTCGAGGCCGAGCTCGGCACCGTCTCGGTGCTCGTGAACAACGCCGCCGGCAACTTCCCGGCGCTGGCCCGCGAGCTCTCGCCCGGCGGCTGGCGCGCCGTGACGTCGATCGTGCTCGACGGCACGTACTTCTGCTCGCGCGAGTTCGCGCGGCGCCTCATCGACAGGGAGCAGGACGGCTCGATCGTGAGCATCGCGGCCACCTACGCCTGGACCGGCGGCCCCGGCACGGCGGCCTCGGCCGCCGCGAAGGCCGGCGTCGTCAACCTCACGCAGTCCCTCGCCGTCGAATGGGCGCCGTGGGGCATCCAGGTCAACGCGATCGCACCCGGCCTGTTCCCGCACTCCGACCACGTCTCCGCCATGCGCAGCGCCCGACCCGACGGGTACGCCGCGGAGGGCGGGCGCATCCCCGCGGGCCGCACCGGCGAGGTGCGCGAGCTCGGCTGGGCCGCCGCGCTGCTGTGCAGCCCCTACCTGCGCTACGTCACGGGGCACACGCTCGTCGTCGACGGCGGCAACTGGCTGCGCCGCGGCCTGCGGATGCCCGAGTTCGTCAGCGTCGACGAGCAGATCGCGCAGATGAAGGCGGGCGAGGGATGA
- a CDS encoding cytochrome P450 — translation MSENGDDESAVARIEQDLGKLYALDPGLLADPYPLYRRMREHAPVLRVGPMVSVSRYDDIKNVLRDTETFTSQRAQGSQVEARLATLQGEQIPKYRRILEHDSRQLPLMDDPAHARLRRFVAETFSAKRIAELRETIFDFAYELLDEIDARGDDEFDLIGDYSFYVPFRAICHILNVPREDAPRLRAWGATITQGISSAYANTDEAYDALVSFSEYVQQLIDHARAHPGGTDLISELVNAQDDDGVYLTDTELVAIFVQMLVSGNTNTLIANALVALEEYPEQRQALLEDPTLIRPAIEEFIRYRSSIQAIHRVATTDTEIAGFPVRENETVRLLLASGNHDSDKFENGEVMDIRRKNARQHIGIGFGVHTCLGQWLFRLDAEAALAALFERHPDVRISGEVVNRATFVQWGPERLLVSTR, via the coding sequence GTGTCTGAGAACGGTGACGACGAGAGCGCGGTGGCGCGGATCGAGCAGGATCTCGGGAAGCTCTACGCGCTTGACCCCGGGCTGCTCGCCGACCCCTATCCGCTGTACCGGCGGATGCGCGAGCACGCTCCCGTGCTGCGCGTGGGGCCCATGGTGTCGGTCTCGCGCTACGACGACATCAAGAACGTGCTCCGCGACACCGAGACCTTCACCTCGCAGCGTGCGCAGGGCTCGCAGGTCGAGGCTCGGCTCGCCACGCTGCAGGGCGAGCAGATCCCGAAGTACCGGCGCATCCTCGAGCACGACTCGCGCCAGCTGCCGCTCATGGACGACCCCGCGCACGCACGGCTGCGCCGGTTCGTGGCGGAGACGTTCTCGGCCAAGCGCATCGCCGAGCTGCGCGAGACGATCTTCGACTTCGCGTACGAGCTGCTCGACGAGATCGACGCACGCGGCGACGACGAGTTCGACCTCATCGGCGACTACTCGTTCTATGTGCCGTTCCGCGCGATCTGCCACATCCTCAACGTGCCCCGCGAGGATGCCCCGCGGCTGCGCGCGTGGGGGGCGACGATCACGCAGGGCATCAGCTCGGCGTACGCCAACACCGACGAGGCCTACGACGCGCTCGTCTCGTTCTCGGAGTACGTGCAGCAGCTGATCGACCACGCCCGCGCGCACCCGGGCGGCACCGACCTCATCTCGGAGCTTGTGAACGCGCAGGACGACGACGGCGTCTACCTGACCGACACCGAGCTCGTGGCGATCTTCGTCCAGATGCTCGTGAGCGGCAACACGAACACGCTCATCGCCAACGCCCTCGTCGCCCTGGAGGAGTATCCCGAGCAGCGCCAGGCGCTGCTCGAGGACCCGACGCTCATCCGTCCCGCCATCGAGGAGTTCATCCGCTACCGCTCCTCGATCCAGGCGATCCACCGCGTCGCGACGACCGACACCGAGATCGCCGGCTTCCCCGTGCGCGAGAACGAGACGGTGCGCCTGCTGCTCGCCTCGGGCAACCACGACTCGGACAAGTTCGAGAACGGCGAGGTCATGGACATCCGCCGCAAGAACGCGCGCCAGCACATCGGCATCGGGTTCGGCGTGCACACGTGCCTCGGTCAGTGGCTCTTCCGGCTCGACGCCGAGGCGGCGCTCGCCGCGCTCTTCGAGCGGCACCCTGACGTCCGCATCTCGGGCGAGGTCGTCAACCGCGCCACGTTCGTGCAATGGGGCCCCGAGCGGCTCCTCGTCTCGACGAGGTGA
- a CDS encoding 2Fe-2S iron-sulfur cluster-binding protein, producing MTYIQPDGASSEVEASRGDSVMSAAIAAGVPGIVADCRGGLTCATCHVFVDEEWLERVGEKEPEEEEMLELTAVPATECSRLSCQIVLVDELDGLVVTVPEEQE from the coding sequence GTGACATACATCCAGCCCGACGGCGCGTCGTCGGAGGTCGAGGCCTCCCGCGGGGACAGCGTGATGTCCGCGGCGATCGCCGCCGGCGTCCCGGGCATCGTCGCCGACTGCCGCGGCGGCCTCACGTGCGCGACGTGCCACGTCTTCGTCGACGAGGAGTGGCTCGAGCGCGTAGGCGAGAAGGAGCCCGAGGAGGAGGAGATGCTCGAGCTCACGGCCGTGCCGGCCACGGAGTGCAGCCGCCTCTCGTGCCAGATCGTGCTCGTCGACGAGCTCGACGGGCTCGTGGTCACGGTGCCGGAGGAGCAGGAATGA
- a CDS encoding NAD(P)/FAD-dependent oxidoreductase, giving the protein MSERHADVLIVGAGQAGLECAAALRMAKFAGTIEIVGRERHLPYSRPPLSKDYLLGKSTEENLLLRPPAFFESNGIALELGREIVSIDPGAHEAVLDDGSVRRYGSLVLATGGRPRRLGRDDVDAAPNVHYIRTIADIDRLRPDIRGDARMVVIGGGYIGLETASVARRSGMHVTIVEMAPRLLARVAGPELSDFFLRLHRAEGVEVRLDTRIDDVELDGDGRVVAVHVEGGGRIDADVLVVGIGLVPETEIAETAGLRVDNGVVVDALCRTSAADVFAIGDISRQPDPQSDGTRRLESVPNAAEQARTVAGVIVGSPRPNDAIPWFWSDQYEHKLQSVGLWTHHDRVVVRGGGPGDEHITVLYLQGDRLCAADVVGSPRDFVAAKRLVAARQAVDEDLLRDPAVAIKDAIVESPESAQPRRA; this is encoded by the coding sequence ATGAGCGAGCGACACGCCGACGTGCTGATCGTCGGGGCCGGCCAGGCGGGCCTGGAGTGCGCCGCGGCGCTGCGGATGGCGAAGTTCGCCGGCACCATCGAGATCGTGGGCCGCGAGCGGCACCTGCCCTACTCGCGCCCGCCCCTGTCGAAGGACTACCTGCTGGGCAAGAGCACCGAGGAGAACCTGCTGCTGCGCCCGCCTGCGTTCTTCGAGAGCAACGGCATCGCGCTCGAGCTCGGCCGCGAGATCGTCTCGATCGACCCCGGGGCGCACGAGGCCGTGCTCGACGACGGCTCGGTGCGGCGATACGGCTCGCTCGTGCTCGCGACCGGCGGCCGCCCGCGGCGGCTCGGCCGAGACGACGTCGACGCCGCCCCGAACGTCCACTACATCCGCACGATCGCCGACATCGACCGGCTGCGTCCCGACATCCGCGGCGACGCGCGCATGGTCGTCATCGGCGGGGGCTACATCGGCCTCGAGACGGCGTCGGTCGCGCGTCGCAGCGGCATGCACGTGACCATCGTGGAGATGGCGCCACGTCTGCTCGCGCGCGTCGCCGGCCCCGAGCTGTCGGACTTCTTCCTGCGGCTGCACCGCGCGGAGGGCGTGGAGGTGCGGCTCGACACGCGCATCGACGACGTCGAGCTCGACGGCGACGGCCGCGTCGTAGCCGTGCACGTCGAGGGCGGCGGGCGCATCGACGCCGACGTGCTCGTCGTCGGCATCGGCCTCGTGCCCGAGACCGAGATCGCCGAGACGGCCGGCCTGCGCGTCGACAACGGCGTCGTCGTCGACGCGCTCTGCCGCACGTCGGCCGCCGACGTCTTCGCGATCGGCGACATCTCCCGCCAGCCCGACCCGCAGTCCGACGGCACGCGACGGCTCGAGTCGGTGCCCAACGCCGCCGAGCAGGCACGCACCGTCGCCGGCGTCATCGTCGGCAGCCCCAGGCCGAACGACGCGATCCCGTGGTTCTGGTCGGACCAGTACGAACACAAGCTGCAGTCGGTCGGCCTGTGGACGCACCATGACCGCGTCGTCGTGCGCGGCGGCGGACCCGGCGACGAGCACATCACGGTGCTCTACCTGCAGGGCGATCGCCTGTGCGCCGCCGACGTCGTCGGCAGCCCCCGCGACTTCGTCGCGGCCAAGCGTCTCGTCGCCGCACGGCAGGCGGTCGACGAGGACCTGCTGCGGGATCCCGCCGTGGCCATCAAAGACGCGATCGTGGAGAGCCCCGAGAGCGCGCAACCGAGGAGAGCATGA
- a CDS encoding carboxymuconolactone decarboxylase family protein — protein sequence MTSAFERGKQLHAEMVRTPQTPDPEAFGSEIQALSWENVFGNLWTRPGLSRRDRSLVTLAVLATLRATDEFGLHVQIARRNGLSVQELEEVVYHLSGYAGFPAAATARRVAREALAEFDESELS from the coding sequence ATGACGTCCGCATTCGAACGAGGAAAGCAGCTGCACGCCGAGATGGTCCGCACCCCTCAGACGCCCGACCCGGAGGCGTTCGGCAGCGAGATCCAGGCGCTGAGCTGGGAGAACGTGTTCGGCAACCTGTGGACGCGACCCGGGCTCAGCCGGCGCGACCGCAGCCTCGTCACGCTTGCCGTCCTCGCGACCCTGCGCGCGACCGACGAGTTCGGCCTGCACGTCCAGATCGCCCGGCGCAACGGGCTCTCGGTGCAGGAGCTCGAGGAGGTCGTCTACCACCTCTCCGGCTACGCGGGCTTCCCGGCGGCGGCCACGGCCCGCCGCGTCGCGCGCGAGGCGCTCGCCGAGTTCGACGAGAGCGAGCTCTCGTGA
- a CDS encoding SDR family NAD(P)-dependent oxidoreductase — protein sequence MTAARGATAIVTGGASGIGLGTARALARRGANVVVADIDGAAVDAAVAELVQAGHRAIGVTADVSDEGAFEALRDRAIDAYGAVDVVMNNVGVLTRGLPEHLPEEEWRRILDINLFSVVRSNLVFIPYFQERGRGHIVNTASFAGLYTYSYDRLPYAASKAAIVQISEGLALYLRPQGISVTLVCPGPVRTNIGASRREFGPPTVTRGPGPEFVARDADDVGGQVADAIEADTFMVYTDELVVPRLVGRASDWNAHLARMEQTIAEQAS from the coding sequence GTGACGGCGGCCCGCGGCGCGACCGCGATCGTCACGGGCGGCGCGAGCGGCATCGGCCTGGGCACGGCGCGCGCCCTCGCGCGGCGCGGCGCGAACGTCGTCGTGGCCGACATCGACGGCGCCGCCGTCGACGCCGCCGTCGCCGAGCTCGTGCAGGCCGGCCACCGTGCGATCGGCGTGACGGCCGACGTCTCGGACGAGGGCGCGTTCGAGGCGCTGCGCGACCGCGCGATCGACGCGTACGGCGCCGTCGACGTCGTCATGAACAACGTCGGCGTGCTCACCCGTGGCCTCCCCGAGCACCTGCCCGAGGAGGAGTGGCGGCGCATCCTCGACATCAACCTGTTCTCGGTCGTGCGCAGCAATCTCGTGTTCATCCCCTACTTCCAGGAGCGCGGCCGCGGACACATCGTGAACACGGCCTCGTTCGCGGGCCTGTACACGTATTCGTACGACCGGCTGCCCTACGCGGCGTCGAAGGCCGCGATCGTGCAGATCTCGGAGGGGCTGGCGCTCTACCTGCGACCGCAGGGCATCTCGGTCACCCTCGTGTGCCCCGGACCCGTGCGCACCAACATCGGCGCGTCGCGTCGCGAGTTCGGCCCGCCGACCGTGACGCGCGGGCCCGGACCGGAGTTCGTCGCGCGCGACGCCGACGACGTCGGCGGACAGGTCGCCGACGCGATCGAGGCTGACACGTTCATGGTCTACACCGACGAGCTCGTGGTGCCGCGCCTCGTGGGCCGCGCCTCCGACTGGAACGCCCACCTCGCACGCATGGAGCAGACGATCGCGGAGCAGGCGTCGTGA
- a CDS encoding LLM class flavin-dependent oxidoreductase has protein sequence MSRVPAFGLHIQRGSAPGFEYPIAQVRGARESGLDSVWVADHLNGYPTSAPVFEPFTLMGYLAREAPGLRIGLAATDPYRRHPALLAQAFSTVAAMTGAPPILVFGSGEAQNLTTFGWRIERPLRRVTESTEAIRALWASSPDTPVTYRSERFDIEDAFLQLAPDVPLPAIHYAANGPLMRKRIGREADGWVPMMLTPELLAEDLADIHANAVEAGRRPEDIEVVYHTSFALTDDIASGLETVKVGSQRTLLAYPSMARRLGAEIDETYRYRDLVITKETEADVNRAAAGIPDSAFERTGVYGSADDCIRQIDEYVAAGVDHFVFRLATPLDEAVAFFRDRLVPHVRSTYGA, from the coding sequence GTGAGCCGTGTCCCCGCCTTCGGGCTGCACATCCAGCGCGGCAGCGCTCCCGGCTTCGAGTACCCGATCGCGCAGGTGCGCGGCGCCCGCGAGTCGGGGCTCGACTCGGTGTGGGTCGCCGACCATCTCAACGGGTACCCGACGTCGGCGCCCGTGTTCGAGCCCTTCACGCTGATGGGATATCTCGCGCGCGAGGCGCCGGGGCTGCGCATCGGCCTGGCGGCGACCGACCCGTACCGCCGTCATCCGGCGCTGCTCGCGCAGGCGTTCTCGACCGTCGCGGCGATGACGGGGGCGCCGCCGATCCTCGTGTTCGGGTCGGGGGAGGCGCAGAACCTCACGACGTTCGGCTGGCGGATCGAGCGACCGCTGCGGCGCGTCACCGAGTCGACCGAGGCCATCCGCGCGCTCTGGGCGTCGAGCCCCGACACCCCCGTCACCTACCGGTCGGAGCGGTTCGACATCGAGGACGCCTTTCTGCAGCTCGCGCCCGACGTGCCGCTGCCCGCGATCCACTACGCCGCGAACGGCCCCCTCATGCGCAAGCGCATCGGCCGCGAGGCCGACGGGTGGGTGCCCATGATGCTCACTCCCGAGCTGCTGGCCGAAGACCTCGCCGACATCCACGCCAATGCCGTCGAGGCGGGGCGCCGCCCGGAGGACATCGAGGTCGTCTACCACACGAGCTTCGCGCTGACCGACGACATCGCCTCGGGCCTGGAGACCGTGAAGGTCGGCTCGCAGCGTACGCTGCTCGCCTATCCGTCGATGGCGCGCCGACTCGGCGCGGAGATCGACGAGACGTACCGCTACCGCGATCTGGTGATCACGAAGGAGACCGAGGCCGACGTCAATCGCGCGGCCGCCGGCATCCCCGACAGCGCGTTCGAGCGCACGGGCGTCTACGGCTCGGCCGACGACTGCATCCGGCAGATCGACGAGTACGTCGCAGCGGGCGTCGACCACTTCGTGTTCCGGCTCGCGACGCCCCTCGACGAGGCCGTCGCGTTCTTCCGCGACCGGCTCGTGCCGCATGTGCGGTCGACGTACGGGGCCTGA
- a CDS encoding MFS transporter — protein sequence MGERRGRRRPLVWQVLTNPHRFGVFFLGSGLSNIGTWCQNIAAVLLMYELTASTFLVGMVTVSQFFAPFVLAPVAGAVVDRFDRRAVLTVAQIAATLASGFLAVITFTGSATVPLVLLAIGLLGVCQAFHSPAQLTIVPLITEPKEREIALSLNSTQFNLARAIGPVVASGLILLGGVPLAFAFNAVSYLFYATALQFVRPGPQPRPPGRPRVRDAFTAMRKAPVVVLLILSGTVISGSTDVIMTLSPAISMRLVGTTEAVGWFATAFGIGAVGTAFFLIPLLQRYRRRLVWLMAAQAAGTILFATAPSLWLSLLGALVCGGAFLAGSNRALSIVQTSVAPEVLGRVTSFWLMGFLGGRVLFAALEAGVASAWSASAAGAVIGAILLAAALAVRLLAPRLAARAVE from the coding sequence ATGGGTGAGCGGCGCGGGCGGCGCCGGCCGCTCGTGTGGCAGGTCCTCACCAACCCCCACCGCTTCGGCGTCTTCTTCCTGGGATCGGGCCTGTCGAACATCGGCACGTGGTGTCAGAACATCGCGGCCGTCCTGCTCATGTACGAGCTCACCGCATCGACCTTCCTGGTCGGCATGGTCACCGTTTCGCAGTTCTTCGCGCCCTTCGTGCTCGCGCCCGTCGCGGGCGCCGTCGTCGACCGGTTCGACCGGCGCGCGGTGCTCACGGTCGCCCAGATCGCCGCGACGCTCGCAAGCGGCTTCCTCGCCGTGATCACCTTCACAGGCAGCGCCACGGTGCCGCTCGTGCTGCTCGCGATCGGGCTGCTCGGCGTGTGCCAGGCGTTCCACTCCCCCGCGCAGCTGACGATCGTGCCGCTCATCACGGAGCCGAAGGAGCGCGAGATCGCGCTGTCGCTCAACTCCACCCAGTTCAACCTGGCGCGCGCGATCGGCCCCGTCGTCGCGAGCGGGCTGATCCTCCTCGGCGGCGTTCCGCTGGCGTTCGCGTTCAACGCCGTGTCGTACCTGTTCTACGCCACCGCCCTGCAGTTCGTGCGGCCCGGCCCGCAGCCGCGCCCTCCGGGCCGGCCGCGCGTGCGCGACGCCTTCACGGCGATGCGCAAGGCCCCCGTCGTCGTGCTGCTCATCCTCTCGGGCACCGTCATCAGCGGATCGACCGACGTCATCATGACGCTCAGCCCCGCGATCTCGATGCGCCTCGTCGGCACGACCGAGGCCGTGGGCTGGTTCGCGACGGCGTTCGGCATCGGCGCGGTCGGCACCGCGTTCTTCCTCATCCCGTTGCTGCAGCGCTACCGTCGCCGCCTGGTGTGGCTCATGGCGGCGCAGGCCGCCGGCACGATCCTCTTCGCCACGGCACCGAGCCTCTGGCTCTCACTGCTGGGCGCGCTGGTGTGCGGCGGCGCCTTCCTCGCGGGGTCCAACCGGGCACTGTCGATCGTGCAGACGAGCGTCGCACCCGAGGTGCTGGGCCGGGTCACGTCGTTCTGGCTCATGGGCTTCCTCGGGGGCCGCGTGCTCTTCGCCGCTCTCGAGGCGGGCGTCGCGAGCGCCTGGAGCGCCTCGGCGGCCGGCGCCGTCATCGGCGCGATCCTGCTCGCGGCGGCCCTGGCCGTCCGCCTGCTCGCACCGCGGCTGGCGGCGCGCGCCGTGGAGTGA
- a CDS encoding AMP-binding protein gives MAETNTTIDETSTVPEALAATSLYDLLRTAAGDAGQTVIEYRTPDARTDLTVGQLLSRAEHVAAGLRARGIREGDVISAQLSNRPEATVLQLAAVILGATLAPIVPVFGPRDVAAVLQDARPALFVTERGWGKFDYLAGLDSLPAGLLPETVVVGGAPGRVDWDDLEGTAERVSDLPALDPARPCLIIYTSGSTGMPKGVVHTVGSIFAEVLDFDYRAHGDSDRDVYLQGSAAGHIGGYMFPWRAIRYRMKTIVMDGWNAALACRLVTEERVTAMVTTPFHSVSMFDTADRDASVDLSSLAMMMTGGAPVGPALVERADRYGVNIVRAYGMSEHPTVAIGDWRDPLEIRASTDGYLTGDNRIRLLDDDDRDVLDGDLGEVVVRGPEQFAGYTNVPREEAFTADGWYRTGDIGRYVDGRLTILDRKKNIIIRGGENLSATEIEDIVATHAAVAEVGVVGVPDERYGERACAFVVLNDGHGLTLDDLRDHFVGQGAAKQKIPEVLRFVDALPRTGTGKLRKAELLKLLEDG, from the coding sequence ACGGTCGGGCAGCTGCTGTCCCGCGCCGAGCACGTCGCCGCCGGACTGCGCGCCCGCGGCATCCGCGAGGGCGACGTGATCTCCGCGCAGCTCTCCAACCGCCCCGAGGCCACCGTGCTGCAGCTCGCGGCCGTCATCCTCGGCGCGACGCTCGCGCCGATCGTCCCCGTCTTCGGGCCGCGCGACGTCGCCGCCGTGCTGCAGGACGCGCGGCCCGCGCTGTTCGTCACCGAGCGGGGCTGGGGAAAGTTCGACTACCTCGCCGGGCTGGACAGCCTGCCCGCGGGCCTGCTCCCCGAGACCGTCGTCGTCGGGGGCGCCCCGGGCCGCGTCGACTGGGACGACCTCGAGGGCACCGCGGAGCGCGTCTCCGACCTGCCCGCGCTCGACCCCGCCCGGCCGTGCCTCATCATCTACACCTCGGGGTCGACGGGCATGCCCAAGGGCGTCGTGCACACCGTCGGCAGCATCTTCGCCGAGGTGCTCGACTTCGACTACCGCGCGCACGGCGACAGCGATCGCGACGTCTACCTGCAGGGGTCCGCAGCGGGTCACATCGGCGGGTACATGTTCCCGTGGCGTGCGATCCGCTACCGCATGAAGACGATCGTGATGGACGGCTGGAACGCCGCGCTCGCGTGCCGGCTGGTCACCGAGGAGCGCGTGACCGCGATGGTCACGACGCCCTTCCACTCCGTGTCGATGTTCGACACGGCCGATCGGGACGCGAGCGTCGACCTGTCGTCGCTCGCGATGATGATGACCGGCGGCGCGCCCGTCGGCCCCGCGCTCGTCGAGCGCGCCGACCGATACGGCGTCAACATCGTGCGCGCGTACGGCATGAGCGAGCACCCGACGGTCGCGATCGGCGACTGGCGCGACCCCCTCGAGATCCGCGCGTCGACCGACGGCTACCTCACAGGGGACAATCGCATCCGCCTGCTCGACGACGACGATCGCGACGTGCTCGACGGCGACCTCGGCGAGGTCGTCGTCCGCGGCCCCGAGCAGTTCGCGGGCTACACGAACGTGCCGCGTGAGGAGGCGTTCACGGCCGACGGCTGGTATCGCACCGGCGACATCGGCCGCTACGTCGACGGACGGCTGACGATCCTCGACCGCAAGAAGAACATCATCATCCGCGGCGGGGAGAACCTCTCGGCCACCGAGATCGAGGACATCGTCGCGACGCACGCGGCGGTCGCCGAGGTCGGCGTCGTCGGCGTGCCCGACGAGCGGTACGGCGAACGCGCCTGCGCCTTCGTAGTGCTCAACGACGGACACGGCCTCACGCTCGACGATCTGCGCGACCACTTCGTGGGCCAGGGTGCCGCGAAGCAGAAGATCCCCGAGGTGCTGCGCTTCGTCGACGCGCTCCCGCGCACCGGCACCGGCAAGCTGCGGAAGGCGGAGCTGCTGAAGCTTCTCGAAGATGGGTGA